The following proteins are co-located in the Camelina sativa cultivar DH55 chromosome 12, Cs, whole genome shotgun sequence genome:
- the LOC104733801 gene encoding uncharacterized protein LOC104733801, with amino-acid sequence MMQSLMENQKKNATELTVKIDNMYSELNGRIESLNSHMRVLENQVAQSAARVKAPPGILPGKNKANPKEYVNVVTLRSVPEEKQPSGPQQPYAPRLPFPTRRKLKIQEREYEKLKLVVGELQVRLPFIEAVRMVPALKKYMKEILTDKLSLEKGVMYLTQECSSMFQNRMHEKCGDPGPFTLPCTIGDLKFSKCL; translated from the exons ATGATGCAATCTCTGATGGAGAACCAGAAGAAAAACGCCACTGAGTTGACTGTCAAGATCGACAACATGTACTCTGAGCTGAATGGGAGAATTGAATCGTTAAACTCTCACATGAGAGTGTTGGAGAACCAAGTGGCACAATCCGCAGCTAGAGTCAAGGCACCTCCAGGGATACTTCCAGGGAAGAACAAGGCTAATCCAAAAGAGTATGTGAATGTCGTCACCCTTCGAAGCG TTCCTGAAGAAAAACAACCCAGCGGACCACAACAACCCTATGCACCCAGACTACCTTTCCCTACTCGCCGCAAGTTAAAGATTCAGGAGCGAGAATATGAGAAGCTGAAGTTAGTAGTAGGAGAGCTTCAGGTTAGACTCCCTTTCATCGAAGCAGTAAGGATGGTTCCAGCTCTTAAGAAGTATATGAAAGAGATTCTAACAGACAAGCTCAGTCTGGAGAAGGGAGTGATGTACCTCACACAAGAGTGCAGTTCTATGTTCCAAAATCGAATGCATGAAAAATGTGGGGATCCGGGACCATTTACCTTGCCTTGCACGATAGGAGATCTCAAGTTCAGCAAATGCCTCTGA